TACTTATTTCCTTACTATGACGATCAACTTTCCTAACAAGAGTAGTTTTTAAATGATCCTGGAAAAAGATTTGAGATATCAtcgattttgttttgttaaaaaactCGCACCATCTCCGATCCTTAAACAACCAGGCAGAAAACTATAACCCATTCCAACTGTCACCCGTGTTTCCCTACTCTTTGACCTCTCGTTAGCTCTTTctgacaaatttctttctctctcttgttaGCCGTTCAGATTGTTGTGGCTTTGGTTTTACGACTCAGCAGAAAAGCACTCTAAATTCTTTAACTTCGGTCGCCATCTAGTTGAGAAtcttgaaaatatcaaagataATTTTTGCTCCTACGTTTCGAGCACTCGGATAAGTCCAAATGTAACCACTACCAGATGGCCGGATTATTACTGCTATAGCCATCCGAGGATCGCTGATTTATAATTAGAAGGAAGATGATCAATGGTAAATATGTGATAAAAAGTTTACTACCTACCCAGGAGGACAAAAACGACAACTCCCAACAGAAATTTGACATGTGTCATGTTGACTCTATGATGATGGTCGGTTTCTGCCTGGTCTTTGAATTAGCACAAAAGGAATTTCTGAAATGAACAGATGAGTGAAAATAATAAGTTCATCTCACTGGACGAAAAAAACGGATTTGCATCATATTTGCGCAGTACAAATGTCATCAAATCTGGTCCAAAGCCGTAGCAAATGTGGTGCAAATGGGGTAAATGCCACATTTGCTTTAGGTTTGCACGGACAGAACAAAATTTTGCAATCCAAAGACCAAAAAGATTCACAAGCCTCCTGTGCGTCACTGAACAGctaataaaacatatttttttcgattgaatgtAAAATTCTAAAAGTGGCGAATAGTCTTGAAATTGAACTAACTGAGCTATCCTTAAAATGAACTAACTTCAGGCTgccttttttcccttcattcATCAACCAAGCCGGCTTCAAgagcttagaaactctttacgatggccaatttacgttattaactcaggcgataaaaccaaattatcatgtcATTCCCCACCATTTACGCAGTACCAGATTCTCTTTAAAAACTTACGCACTCTGttataagaaaataaatgatttcaATGACAATCGATATATCACCGAAATATGTTGGGAGGCAACAGAAAGGCTCAACTGTATATTAAAGCAGATTTTAAAGATTAGGGATTCATCTGCATTCCATTCTTTTTCAATCGTAACATGGTCGTGATATGGCCAATATCCAAACTCGTCTTCAATTTTCAACTTTAGCGCCCTTTATTATCTTTAAATCGATAACTAGCAAGCGTTTATGGACAAAATTTACTATTCCACGTTCACCTCATTTCACTTTTGTTCTCAAAACTCATCTAAACTGCAAAGAAACTTCTGTTCAATTTTACTCACGAGGTCAGCGAAAAATGTTGACTTTGGCGAATTATTGGTAAACACACAAAAGGAAAATTGAGAACTCTTTTCTTGGCTTgttaaaaaaagtgtaaatCTGCTCAACATAACTAGTATTGTGACAACGATGAAGCACTTACTTACCTTCGTTTAATGAAGTGCTGTTGATAGCTAACCTTCGCAACTCCGACTGGTTTTTGCAACTCACCGCGATCTCTTTTAAGTCGTCATTGGAATTCGAAACCGGAACTTGACGAACAACTGAACATTGCATGGTTTAATGCTAGATGTTGGCGGATATTAATATCAAATGAACAAACACATATTTGAGTGTTAGTTTGACGTTAGCTGCACTTGCTGAATCATGCACTTAATGCCCTAACTACGTAACACTAGCTGCTTTGCCGCGTTTGCAGAAAGAGTGTTGAGTccaaatttactgattttctttcctttttttcaaagtgCTCGGGCTGCCTTAGTAGTCTGACCCCTTcctgaaataaaggaaatcagGTGATTTCTTTCCATGCCGGACAATAATgaagaatttcaaagattttaccTAGAACGATGCGATTTCCAATCAGACATAGCTGTGTTCGATAGGTGCTATATTATCGCGACTTATTATAGATGTTATATTAAACTGAAAAGGTGGATTTAAAGCTTTCGACTTctgtgtttttaatttgttcaataaGAATTTTTGCGAAATTCCATTTCATCTAGAACCTTTGTCTGACAAGCCCTTGTTCTTGTTCCTGTTTTGTCAGCGCTTTCCTAAAttagatttgttttattttagtttcgAGCCAAACAAAGACTTTGAAATACAATAGAGATTTATTGCAGGCAGTTGATTCTTAATTGGAACATATCATTAGGTCATCCAAATATTTATAATTAAGTTTGATTTGTGTTTTCAATATCAAAAAGAAGCTTGGTCTCCAAAGTACTTTTTTCTTGCCGTTCCCGAACTTTGCCTGATTTCGAGCGAAAATATTATAGGATAACTCTCTTTCGTTAAAGCTTAATTCTCTAATATTGTCATTACAAGTAAAACGGTTTCATGCCGGGCATACAAAGGCAATAAATAGTATACATTTGAACTTAATAGTCACTGGACTTCAATATCGTGAGATATCACAGCCAAAAAGTATCTTCACGTCACCTCTACCTTAAATGTACTAAACGTTCGGTTATAGTCAAGAACTTTTCTTCACATCGCACATTAAGTCAAAGTTCCTGAGTAAAACGTGTTTAGAATAAGCTAAATTTTCCACGTTTTTTCTTAGCAGCACAAAAGCAATATCAGAGCTCTTGGTGCCTATCATTTAGATTATTTGTGTAAAAATCTGATGGAGATATATTGATGTTTGTTTGCACTATTAGATCAAGTCATATAAATTCTTTGCTGTTTAAGTTTATCTGGAGATTCCCAAGCATAGAAATCAGAAGGACTGTCTGCAAGTGCAATATTTAGCGGCAAATTGAGTCACCAACAGCACCTGATTTTCACACAAATTAGCAAAACATGTGTGCATATTTGATTTTACAATCAGCAGATATTGAGAAGGCGGTGAACacataaaaaaggtttttagaGAATGAACCGCAAACATTAGTTTCCAGCATATTACATTGGATACTTTATTACAAACAATCGCCGCTAAAAGAATACTTTCGCTGCACGCACCAGTAAACTCTTAAGTGCTGTACCCACGCAGTACTATGGTAACCCAAACATAAtctcaaaactttttctttggAGAAAAAAACAGTAATATTACATCCAGGAAATAACAACAAATAGCACTTGCTTTTGGTAACGTCTCCAAGGCTCCTGCTGTGATCAGATCCATGTAACGTTAATTACGCTGTTTTGCTCATTGGAATTCCAATGTGCATCCTTCTTTGTGGCACCCTTAATTGCGAAAAATTAGCGCGGGCTCTTAATGTACTGCAATAAAACAAATCACGAGATCAAGCTCCATGAGAATGTTTAGTCGATGCCTGTTTCAAACTTGGGCTATAccataaaacaaattttagtcaatttccagccatcttgaccgaaaaAGTTTGGTCAATAAAGAATTTCATACATACAGCAAATAAATTTTGCTctgttggtaaaatttccgcacagccccatactttattatacattcagttcttgaatagagaaaccAAGGACTAAAACAATACACgcattgggaaaacagatttgttttacaatagtatggggctgtgcggaaattttaccgctcTGTTAAACACAGGCATGCGTAGCATACAAGTTATTTTCTCAGCTGTGTAGGtcgagatgggacactttgtaTTCCTACGGTTTTCATAACcttcaaaagaacgaaaatatcgcattacttcactttaagagaaacagaaaaaacctGATTTATCTTAAATCACACAgatattttgtggtctattgtctctatTGTATAAGTACTTCtcatcaaaaataaaatgtatcgGTGCCACGCATACTGCGGTCTCTTACTCAGCCGTtttttggtctcgtcacacaacgccctCTATTCCCCATTGGAGAGAGAGccattgcgtgacgagaccaaataacgtTGCAAAAGAGACTACGCTTACAACCGTTCCTCTAacaggaacaaaatcaaaataaatcgTCCACAGTCGGTcgcctcaaaaatataattccaccTGATTTTACTACGAAAAGCAAACTGATACTACTGTATCTCCATTAGTCCCTGACCAAAGATATACTGCGATCTCGAGAGGGAGCCAGGGAAGACAGCCAAACGTGTTTGTAGCACAACAAACCAACGAtaacattttatattttctttttgtgactgtcctctattgttttttttttcgactttaTCAccgacattgtccaaaaatAACGAACTCTTTTGGTCCACCGAACGAACTTCCTTTTCTTGCGCGGGATCAAAGAGGGCAAGATggctcaggtagccaatcagaacacaggattcgctttATTTTGCCCACGGGCGCTGCCAGCGATGTAATAAAACAGTTTATAATCACGTTGTTACTAAACAGTGTATGTCTTTCTACATGAATAATGTTTTGGGCATGATGGATTAATGTAGAGTGAATCCCCATGTCACTGGTTCATTAATTATATCTCCTAAAGCTACAGGTGTGCATGCAGAAAcgagtaaaaataaaaacaggctTTGTGTGATATTTTATTGTCATCCACATAGTGCAGATACAAGCAACCCCCTATCTGTGATACGATACGATTAAACTATAATCTTGATAACAGGGAGGGTAAGAACGACAAGTTTTCTTTACTGTCTGCATAGAACAAGCACATACGCATGTCTTGAACGATCGCGATCTGCGTTGCTTGCAAACCGAATGCCTCTTCCCCTCTGAAACTCATTAATTGCACGGATCACAAGGCCGTGGTTAGGTACTCCTCTCTGCCAACTTCTGACTGCTCGTGTGATGTCGAACTCCACGAAGCCTCGAGGGCGATATGGAAAGATAACAACTGGTGATCGATCCTGAGGAACCGCCTCTGCGTCAGTGTTATCCAAACCAAGGTATCGCTTCGACCAATAGGCATATGATGAACGCTTGGAGCTGGTAGCTTGATACTCGTTCCAGGATTTTTTCACCAAATGAACCTGCATATAACGGGGAATAAAAGGGGTTCTGGTAATGGGATGCCAGCTGGCCTTATGTGCGTAGACATAGTACAGGTACATCTTCGCAGATACGATCTTGTAAGCTGGGCAGTACCTCGGTAGCTGTTCAAACTTTACAAGCGATCGTTTATTGGGATAACCAGGATGCTGAGAAACGAGAAGGAACGGCAAATAGTTGAAGTTTCTGTTTGGACTTTCAAGCGTGACATCTTGTACCACTGATAGCTTGTAAACGGTGCCCCTGCCAGTATTGTACCTGGTTACACCTTGCGTGACATGAGCCAAGAACGCCACCATAAGTAAGGTTATCATCAACATGGTGCtgttaaacaaataaaaaagtaaaattaagcCTTTATCAAAAGGCTTATGGAATGCATGCTTTCCACTCTTTGCGGCATATGAGTAGAAAATTGCATATAATTTTCATGCTCTCTAACTGTTCTGGAGAAGGAAGGATGTATAAGAGGTGAGAGAGATTATGCATATGGGGGGAGGGGTTAGGGGAAGAAATCAAATATATGGAGGGAGGGGTTAGGGGAAGAAATCAAATATATGGAGGGAGGGTTAAGGGTAAGTTACCAAATGTCCTTTAAGGGGTATAAAGCAGAATACGGTTCTAAGcccgtggaaaaaaaaactttggtctAGAACTAGATGAGCCCGTAACTAGGAGTCCCACAAGTGATTGGAAAGGGAACgagtttgttttatttctacATTTTCATCCTTAAGCAACGTGCGGTTGCACTCATCATAGTTTAACAAAAAGCTAGTCTAAAATTGACTTTAACACCTCAACTGAAACAAGCGTAGAAAAATTGCCTGTTAACAGATTTAAAACTAAACCGTTAGCTGACGCCGAATTTCCGCCAACTTTTCGATAGCAAATTTACTGATCCTCCATTTGTTCCGATTTTATGCTTAAGAAAATTGTCATGACGAGATTCAAGACTTTGAGCAACTTCTACTGGGACTCTAGGTACCTTAGAGCTTTTAATTACTTATAGCACAATAACCAGCAAGCGTTTATGCTCGAAATTTACTATTCCACATTCACCTAATTTCCCTTTTGTTCTCAACACTCATCTAAACTGCGAAAATACACCTGTTCGATCTTTTTATCGAGATCAGCgacagttgatattctcttgcgA
This region of Pocillopora verrucosa isolate sample1 chromosome 3, ASM3666991v2, whole genome shotgun sequence genomic DNA includes:
- the LOC131777398 gene encoding uncharacterized protein isoform X2; protein product: MLMITLLMVAFLAHVTQGVTRYNTGRGTVYKLSVVQDVTLESPNRNFNYLPFLLVSQHPGYPNKRSLVKFEQLPRYCPAYKIVSAKMYLYYVYAHKASWHPITRTPFIPRYMQVHLVKKSWNEYQATSSKRSSYAYWSKRYLGLDNTDAEAVPQDRSPVVIFPYRPRGFVEFDITRAVRSWQRGVPNHGLVIRAINEFQRGRGIRFASNADRDRSRHAYVLVLCRQ
- the LOC131777398 gene encoding uncharacterized protein isoform X1 translates to MSVENKREISTMLMITLLMVAFLAHVTQGVTRYNTGRGTVYKLSVVQDVTLESPNRNFNYLPFLLVSQHPGYPNKRSLVKFEQLPRYCPAYKIVSAKMYLYYVYAHKASWHPITRTPFIPRYMQVHLVKKSWNEYQATSSKRSSYAYWSKRYLGLDNTDAEAVPQDRSPVVIFPYRPRGFVEFDITRAVRSWQRGVPNHGLVIRAINEFQRGRGIRFASNADRDRSRHAYVLVLCRQ